The following proteins are encoded in a genomic region of Desulfosporosinus youngiae DSM 17734:
- a CDS encoding CHAT domain-containing protein, which translates to MAGNHFLAFSGPYRPENKLTLAAYVVSGPFLDFKGTLCFVVLNDDLQRMRIERNYQSLFDLVMNYVSQTYQSWFGIPLYVCNLQPGENGNAQLEIHPSSIDEDKAEIIAALVLEDTVIESSEIVNRQDYRITEFGNVTETDFFEYTLKNSGQALSTSVLAKSPSDLGLMVQLIDKLETFSAERYGEEVILYIEQQSPLEAFRSFVRYAQLFDQDENPDVVAAINLGLEITRFLVGKMFYDYADWAGAWATSLACLHRESELALVGYRWLGIVNEAMGRIEASQAAYEKGRLLFNDVSDLRKKARFLMSCGISLIALSSHLDFEDLDEEAREGIEEQILTPAQNYFTEALKLFDQLPDYNTGFARCAIHFDLARLDDLRGDHLQCLKKLEDFANEDYDLNESPKLMISAVIYSLTALRNLSFKDPQWRIQYLLSLNEAAEILPNIFSALPDKACLLSVIMGDALLTLDNPQDAIAYFSAAYERQQLLLQNVVLASGPGSPWGGIAALDIAGKLQHTLIVQHDSSENDALIWRALDTGEGQKGRFFRRDLFFYSQAADQKLSSYLKSKYRFLRKSLSKHNIDPRLLMADYHGFLKWDVDADSRSVLENYDYSFTRPLDSQRIQSILSQQSYRTAAVMFYAAGGETFVYILKAPFKTPVIVRLNISGSDLRKVSESLHTGINGNEYTYSKQVIYNEPEKHKLFFAPFLAMADILKPLIGYLDDVDLVYISPHGTWHSLPIHVLLLPLFWQEGRVPGLVYIPSIHLLEILKHRHLNNRQLYKYYGLATVHAAGESEKSYLKAHQNLLTLLQGTEAIIRDAFGIQATSDKVMEDLNQVSLYHVLAHGCFLEGRQAMDSGLLLAEPSGLPDKETSSRTTGTMLMLNGTSASHVSLQACSLGKRLADQGNEFWGFCRAVISAGANSVAAPLWDADLFSSTRFFELFYHNWLIDHQPKWQAWANAQHQLASGSESPLWSHFIHWAAFQLIGLGY; encoded by the coding sequence TTGGCTGGAAATCACTTTTTAGCGTTCTCAGGTCCCTATAGACCGGAGAACAAGCTTACTCTTGCGGCGTATGTAGTTAGTGGTCCTTTCTTAGATTTTAAGGGTACCTTATGTTTTGTTGTTCTTAATGATGATCTGCAAAGGATGAGAATCGAAAGAAATTATCAGTCCTTATTTGACCTTGTTATGAATTATGTCTCTCAAACTTATCAATCCTGGTTCGGGATACCTCTCTATGTCTGTAATCTGCAACCCGGGGAAAATGGCAATGCCCAGCTGGAGATCCATCCTTCGTCAATTGATGAAGATAAGGCTGAGATCATTGCAGCCCTGGTCTTAGAGGACACGGTGATTGAAAGCTCAGAAATAGTGAACCGGCAGGACTATAGAATAACCGAATTTGGAAATGTTACAGAAACGGACTTTTTTGAATATACCCTTAAAAATTCAGGCCAAGCATTGAGTACGTCTGTGCTGGCAAAAAGTCCCTCAGATTTAGGGCTTATGGTCCAGCTTATAGACAAGTTAGAGACTTTCTCGGCAGAGAGATATGGCGAAGAAGTAATTTTATACATTGAACAGCAATCTCCCCTGGAAGCCTTTCGGTCTTTTGTCCGTTACGCTCAATTATTTGATCAGGATGAAAATCCGGATGTCGTCGCAGCAATAAACCTTGGCTTAGAGATTACGAGATTTTTAGTAGGGAAAATGTTCTACGATTACGCTGATTGGGCTGGGGCGTGGGCGACTTCCCTGGCGTGTCTGCATAGAGAGTCTGAATTAGCTTTAGTCGGGTACCGGTGGTTGGGAATTGTCAATGAAGCCATGGGAAGGATTGAGGCATCGCAGGCGGCCTATGAGAAAGGCAGGCTGTTATTTAATGATGTAAGTGATCTGCGGAAGAAAGCCCGGTTTTTAATGAGCTGCGGTATATCCTTGATTGCTCTCTCTTCCCATCTGGATTTTGAAGATTTAGATGAGGAGGCCCGTGAGGGCATTGAGGAGCAAATTCTTACACCTGCTCAGAATTATTTTACTGAAGCTCTCAAGTTGTTTGATCAATTGCCGGATTACAACACAGGCTTTGCTCGCTGTGCAATCCACTTTGATTTGGCCCGGCTTGACGACCTGCGCGGTGACCATCTGCAGTGTTTAAAGAAACTCGAAGATTTTGCTAATGAGGACTATGATCTTAATGAGAGCCCAAAGCTTATGATCTCGGCAGTGATCTATAGCCTTACAGCTTTAAGAAACCTTTCGTTCAAAGATCCCCAGTGGCGCATACAATACCTCCTGTCTTTGAACGAAGCCGCGGAAATACTTCCTAATATATTCTCTGCTTTGCCTGATAAAGCTTGTTTGTTGAGTGTTATAATGGGGGATGCCTTATTAACTTTAGATAATCCTCAAGATGCAATAGCCTATTTTTCAGCAGCCTATGAACGGCAGCAATTATTGCTGCAAAATGTAGTCCTTGCTTCTGGTCCCGGTTCTCCATGGGGAGGGATTGCGGCGCTGGATATTGCCGGAAAGCTTCAACATACCCTGATCGTACAACATGATTCTTCTGAAAACGACGCTCTGATTTGGCGGGCCTTAGATACTGGCGAGGGTCAGAAAGGACGTTTCTTCAGAAGAGACTTGTTTTTTTACAGCCAAGCCGCGGACCAGAAACTTTCCTCCTATTTAAAAAGCAAATACCGGTTTCTGCGTAAATCCCTGAGCAAGCATAATATCGACCCCCGGCTCTTAATGGCCGACTATCATGGTTTTTTAAAATGGGATGTCGATGCAGACAGCCGGTCTGTATTGGAGAATTATGATTATTCTTTTACCAGGCCTTTAGATTCTCAACGGATACAATCAATTCTTTCTCAGCAAAGTTATCGCACGGCGGCAGTCATGTTTTATGCTGCCGGCGGAGAAACTTTCGTTTATATTCTTAAAGCCCCTTTTAAAACGCCGGTAATTGTTCGTTTAAATATAAGCGGCAGTGATTTGCGAAAAGTATCTGAAAGCTTACATACCGGCATTAACGGAAACGAATATACTTATTCCAAGCAGGTAATTTATAACGAGCCGGAAAAACATAAGCTCTTTTTCGCTCCGTTTTTAGCTATGGCCGATATATTAAAGCCTCTTATTGGTTATCTCGATGATGTGGATCTTGTTTATATCTCTCCTCATGGTACATGGCATTCTCTGCCCATCCATGTTCTTCTGCTTCCTTTGTTTTGGCAAGAGGGCAGGGTGCCGGGCCTGGTTTACATTCCCAGTATTCACCTCTTAGAAATCTTAAAGCATAGACATTTAAATAATCGCCAGCTTTATAAGTATTACGGTTTGGCAACGGTCCATGCTGCAGGTGAAAGTGAAAAATCTTATCTTAAGGCTCATCAGAACCTTTTAACACTGCTGCAAGGGACAGAAGCCATTATTCGAGATGCTTTCGGGATTCAGGCCACAAGTGACAAGGTTATGGAGGATCTTAATCAAGTAAGTCTATATCATGTTCTGGCCCATGGCTGCTTTCTTGAAGGCCGGCAGGCAATGGACTCAGGCTTGCTGCTGGCCGAGCCCTCCGGATTGCCGGACAAAGAGACTTCTTCGAGAACGACGGGCACGATGCTCATGCTCAATGGTACTTCCGCGTCTCATGTTTCCCTGCAAGCCTGTTCTTTGGGTAAACGGTTGGCGGATCAGGGCAATGAATTTTGGGGTTTTTGCCGTGCCGTAATTTCTGCCGGTGCCAATAGTGTAGCGGCCCCCCTGTGGGATGCGGATTTATTTTCTTCGACGAGATTTTTTGAACTGTTTTACCATAATTGGCTTATCGACCATCAGCCGAAGTGGCAAGCCTGGGCTAATGCCCAGCACCAACTGGCATCCGGGTCAGAGTCTCCCCTGTGGTCCCATTTTATCCACTGGGCAGCTTTTCAGTTGATCGGCCTCGGTTATTGA
- a CDS encoding S-layer homology domain-containing protein, giving the protein MVKKIRPLNIMIALMLLLQVTIYPASALGSEKANITVEEAVRIVKDNFTIPAEYSRMHTSYNEYNKRATYSLNWNSDQPPGGSFYAEVDATNGDILNMGQWQGKTQPSLKLPLLSAAEAEKTAANLVSKLAKQHQAELQLVKDEQQILSLSSSQPFTYNFRWNRMVNDIPFPGNGVTVAISGADGQIINYSYTWSKDLDFPQATDIISPEQAKQVFTDTPMLELQYYVPPIMDPQTSEPQQVLLVYQPSNDFYGGAIDALTGKPVTLGGQEVAERSSSTAATQPAKASASSTVQPASDQDTTQNSGQISQAEAINIIKKAIKIPSSLVLQSSNHSPDWRNPGEQVWNIQWNTDPAKTNEHLYFSARVNARTGDLIGLNQSLEGNLTGNSKPISRKDAQKIAEDFLKRIQPERFQLVSLRQESYAGKMPDNLQMFYYVRHVNGIPVASDGIRIAINALSKEVFDYDLAWTNSQFPNSSEVIPIDKATEKFLQLRPLTLNYTLIYPPGEEQPEVHLAYQPKTNSIPYLPSMLDAQTGNPMDVFGKTQSQWAGPRTFTDIQGNYAEKEIGIIGLTGAFGEYGESFHPAEKITVGSFLQAMLTAEGTNLNLVLSDEIVLKTAKERGWLQEDMNPGSELSRTDLSKIMIRYLGMDASAKAKNIYTVPFKDLSTIQPDALGYIALAWGLGILHVDGDNLQPNQTVTRADAAYALVHAYAVDRPANPYLR; this is encoded by the coding sequence TTGGTTAAAAAAATTCGCCCCTTAAACATTATGATTGCCCTGATGCTTCTTTTGCAGGTGACGATTTATCCTGCCAGTGCCTTAGGAAGTGAAAAAGCTAACATAACCGTTGAAGAAGCTGTCAGGATTGTCAAAGACAACTTCACTATCCCCGCGGAATATTCACGCATGCATACCAGCTATAATGAGTACAACAAGCGGGCCACCTATTCTTTAAATTGGAACTCCGACCAGCCGCCGGGCGGCAGCTTTTATGCGGAGGTCGACGCCACGAATGGAGACATTTTAAACATGGGCCAATGGCAGGGAAAGACTCAGCCTTCTTTAAAACTGCCTCTCTTATCCGCCGCTGAAGCAGAAAAAACAGCCGCCAACCTGGTTTCTAAATTAGCCAAGCAACATCAGGCGGAATTGCAGCTGGTTAAAGATGAGCAACAAATTCTTTCCTTAAGCAGCAGCCAACCCTTTACTTATAATTTCCGCTGGAACCGTATGGTAAACGACATTCCGTTTCCCGGTAACGGGGTGACTGTGGCCATTAGCGGCGCGGATGGACAAATTATCAACTACAGCTATACTTGGAGCAAAGATCTGGACTTTCCCCAAGCGACAGATATCATATCCCCTGAGCAGGCAAAGCAAGTATTTACCGACACTCCAATGCTTGAATTACAGTATTATGTCCCCCCTATTATGGATCCTCAAACTTCGGAACCACAACAGGTCCTGCTCGTTTACCAGCCCTCCAATGACTTCTACGGAGGTGCCATTGATGCTCTTACCGGAAAACCTGTAACCCTTGGCGGACAGGAGGTTGCTGAGCGATCTTCCTCAACTGCGGCAACACAGCCGGCGAAAGCATCTGCTTCTTCAACAGTACAGCCTGCCTCCGATCAGGATACTACCCAAAATTCCGGACAAATCAGCCAAGCAGAAGCCATTAACATCATCAAAAAGGCCATTAAAATTCCCAGCAGTCTCGTTCTCCAGAGCAGCAATCACAGTCCGGACTGGCGAAACCCCGGCGAACAAGTCTGGAACATACAATGGAACACAGATCCGGCAAAGACGAACGAACATCTTTACTTCAGCGCACGGGTCAATGCCCGGACAGGCGATTTAATCGGCCTCAATCAGTCCTTGGAAGGAAATCTAACGGGGAATTCTAAACCAATCTCCCGCAAGGATGCCCAAAAAATAGCCGAAGATTTCCTCAAGCGCATCCAGCCTGAGCGCTTTCAGCTTGTCAGCTTGCGTCAAGAAAGCTATGCAGGCAAGATGCCCGACAATCTGCAAATGTTTTATTATGTCCGGCACGTAAACGGCATCCCGGTTGCCAGCGATGGAATAAGAATAGCAATTAACGCCCTATCCAAAGAAGTATTCGATTATGATTTGGCCTGGACCAACTCCCAATTCCCTAATTCTTCAGAAGTAATTCCTATTGACAAGGCCACCGAAAAATTCTTGCAATTACGTCCTTTAACTTTAAATTACACCTTAATTTACCCGCCCGGCGAAGAACAGCCTGAAGTACACCTGGCCTATCAGCCCAAGACAAATTCCATCCCCTATCTCCCTTCCATGCTCGATGCCCAAACCGGCAATCCTATGGATGTCTTCGGCAAGACCCAGTCCCAGTGGGCTGGTCCCCGTACTTTTACGGATATCCAGGGCAATTATGCGGAAAAAGAAATCGGCATCATTGGTTTGACCGGTGCTTTCGGAGAATACGGAGAATCCTTCCATCCAGCTGAAAAAATTACCGTCGGATCATTTCTGCAGGCCATGCTTACTGCGGAAGGAACCAATCTCAATCTTGTTTTAAGTGATGAGATTGTTTTAAAAACTGCCAAGGAACGCGGCTGGCTGCAGGAAGATATGAATCCGGGGTCAGAGTTAAGCCGCACAGACCTGAGCAAAATCATGATTCGCTATCTGGGTATGGATGCCTCGGCCAAAGCCAAAAACATCTATACCGTACCTTTTAAAGACTTAAGCACGATTCAACCCGACGCACTGGGCTATATCGCCTTAGCCTGGGGACTGGGCATCCTGCATGTTGACGGAGACAACCTGCAGCCAAACCAAACAGTAACCAGAGCCGACGCCGCCTACGCCTTAGTCCACGCTTATGCCGTCGATCGACCGGCGAATCCTTACCTGAGATAA
- the rfbA gene encoding glucose-1-phosphate thymidylyltransferase RfbA: protein MKGIILAGGKGTRLYPMTRAVSKQLLPIYDKPMIYYPLSVLMMAGIREILIISTPEDTPIYEKLFEDGSRLGLKLSYKVQETPRGLADAFILGKEFIAEDRVCLILGDNIFYGQDFVRLLHNASELKEGAYIFGYPVKDARSFGVVEFDENRKVVSIEEKPSKPKSNYAVPGLYFYDNQVVEIAQSVKPSERGEIEITAVNNAYLEQGELNVILLGRGMAWLDTGTPDGMQKAAEYVEAVQSRQGFYIACLEEIAWRRGFIDDQELNVIGESLKMTDYGQYILSLLNE from the coding sequence ATGAAAGGTATAATTCTTGCAGGAGGCAAGGGAACCCGATTGTATCCTATGACCCGGGCAGTATCAAAACAATTATTGCCTATATACGATAAACCGATGATCTATTATCCTCTTTCAGTCTTAATGATGGCAGGTATTCGGGAGATACTTATCATATCAACACCAGAGGATACACCGATCTATGAAAAGCTTTTTGAAGATGGTTCCAGGTTAGGACTTAAACTTTCTTATAAGGTACAAGAAACTCCCAGAGGGCTTGCCGATGCATTTATTCTTGGTAAAGAGTTTATTGCCGAGGATAGAGTTTGTTTAATTTTAGGCGACAATATTTTCTATGGACAAGACTTTGTGCGACTTCTTCATAATGCCAGTGAATTAAAAGAGGGTGCCTACATCTTTGGATATCCTGTGAAAGATGCGCGATCGTTTGGAGTTGTTGAGTTTGATGAAAATAGAAAAGTGGTTTCTATTGAAGAAAAACCAAGCAAGCCAAAATCAAATTACGCTGTTCCGGGGTTATATTTTTACGATAACCAGGTTGTAGAGATAGCTCAAAGTGTTAAGCCTTCGGAACGGGGGGAAATTGAAATTACTGCTGTTAATAATGCTTATCTTGAGCAAGGGGAGCTTAATGTTATTTTGCTTGGCCGCGGTATGGCTTGGCTGGATACTGGTACCCCTGATGGCATGCAAAAAGCTGCTGAGTATGTTGAGGCGGTCCAGTCCAGGCAAGGATTCTATATAGCATGTTTAGAGGAAATTGCCTGGCGGAGAGGATTCATTGATGATCAGGAATTAAACGTTATTGGCGAAAGCTTGAAGATGACGGATTACGGACAGTACATTTTATCTTTATTAAATGAATAA
- a CDS encoding Fic family protein, translating to MELKIFTEMLRDKNSLNFNKLKYKFGEENLAGYLETLSESFYYKLPLNDFKGKSAVLLPVKINLTTQLSKLITASYSGEKYGIQAMEDEIISTLSIEQIDSSRESVRKILNGGAPETSNENKAYGIKRGLDFISEPSNKITEENLYQLYKLAVGDFLDDEDRLMPEQKYRHDAVYIVGQDIEHQGLKYQLLPEYIANMIDYVQKDDGLDHIIKSIVIHYYFAYLHPYFDGNGRMSRLLQLWYLVQKGYTSTLFVPFSVYINESKGMYYKAFISITDNFRVSQVLDITPFVNYFIDQVITKLQKRAEPADTLQRFNDLLQGGEVTAKERDLFHYVLSAYGAHEFSTKQLEKDYKNAAYATIRNFVLKLENKGLLSSQRYGSRVRYRLK from the coding sequence ATGGAATTGAAAATCTTTACTGAGATGCTCAGGGATAAAAATTCATTAAATTTTAATAAACTAAAGTATAAATTTGGGGAGGAAAACCTAGCTGGATATCTAGAGACACTAAGTGAGAGTTTTTATTATAAGCTCCCATTGAATGACTTTAAGGGTAAATCAGCAGTACTGCTTCCTGTAAAAATCAATCTAACAACGCAGCTTTCAAAGTTGATAACGGCTTCCTATTCAGGTGAAAAATATGGCATTCAGGCAATGGAGGATGAAATCATTTCAACGCTGTCCATTGAGCAAATTGATTCGTCAAGGGAGAGTGTAAGAAAAATCTTAAATGGTGGGGCACCCGAAACAAGTAATGAAAACAAAGCGTATGGTATTAAGCGAGGCTTGGATTTTATATCAGAGCCTTCAAATAAAATCACAGAGGAAAATTTATATCAGCTATACAAGCTTGCAGTCGGTGATTTTCTGGACGATGAAGATAGGCTGATGCCAGAGCAAAAATATCGTCATGACGCAGTGTATATAGTGGGACAGGATATTGAGCATCAGGGGCTTAAATATCAGCTGCTTCCAGAGTATATAGCCAATATGATTGACTATGTACAGAAAGATGATGGGTTGGACCACATCATTAAATCTATCGTAATTCACTACTATTTTGCATATTTGCATCCCTATTTTGATGGAAATGGAAGAATGTCAAGGCTGCTGCAACTTTGGTATTTGGTACAAAAGGGTTATACATCCACGCTCTTTGTTCCTTTTTCTGTCTATATTAATGAAAGCAAGGGTATGTATTATAAGGCGTTTATTTCCATAACGGATAATTTTAGGGTTTCGCAAGTTTTGGACATAACGCCGTTTGTTAACTATTTTATAGATCAAGTAATTACCAAGCTTCAGAAAAGGGCTGAACCAGCGGATACGCTTCAGAGATTTAATGATCTGCTTCAAGGTGGAGAGGTTACAGCCAAAGAAAGAGATTTATTTCATTATGTACTATCAGCTTATGGTGCTCATGAATTTTCGACCAAGCAGCTTGAAAAGGACTACAAAAACGCAGCCTATGCAACGATCAGAAACTTTGTCCTTAAACTTGAGAACAAAGGGCTGTTATCTTCACAGCGATATGGAAGTAGAGTTCGTTATAGGTTGAAATAA
- a CDS encoding ABC transporter permease — translation MLLPLKIAWRFLLDKKLQTVLVIFGIAIGVSVQIFIGLVSQGLEKTLVSKILAYSPHITMYSKSGGFGDWQKEADRIRSDFPEVEAVAPNVNSQAWIKLGKMTIPILVRGFNITDTERLYNITAAIYEGSPPVNDNEILLGKELAERLGVKVGDEVSSLTLGRQTVTMKIVGLYDFGVTKINKAWVITNLTTVQNFIGFGDKVTEIELAITDPFQADVVSDQISSALSGEELVLSNWKDENQLMVSAIVGQKIVTLVIEFFIMLATIISIVNILTINVFQKSKQIGILKAMGLTNFSASLVFFYQALFLSLSGIALSLSFLVFFVRGFNKYIVTAQGSPVVNITVDYKFIGLSILIFLVVSLTTAIFPALKCRKLNPIEVIKNA, via the coding sequence GTGCTGTTACCTTTAAAAATTGCGTGGCGATTTCTGCTTGATAAAAAGTTACAAACAGTCTTAGTTATTTTCGGCATAGCCATAGGAGTCTCTGTTCAGATTTTTATCGGCCTGGTCAGTCAAGGACTTGAAAAGACATTAGTCAGTAAGATTTTAGCTTATAGCCCCCATATTACCATGTACTCCAAAAGTGGAGGATTTGGTGACTGGCAGAAGGAAGCGGACAGGATCAGAAGTGATTTCCCTGAAGTTGAAGCCGTAGCTCCTAATGTCAATAGTCAGGCGTGGATAAAACTGGGGAAAATGACGATTCCTATACTTGTACGGGGGTTCAATATCACAGATACTGAGCGTCTATATAACATTACAGCGGCAATTTACGAAGGAAGTCCACCGGTTAATGATAATGAGATTTTACTCGGCAAAGAATTAGCTGAGCGATTAGGTGTCAAGGTTGGGGATGAGGTCAGTAGCTTAACCCTTGGCAGACAAACGGTGACTATGAAAATTGTTGGCCTATATGATTTCGGAGTTACTAAGATTAATAAAGCTTGGGTGATTACGAATTTGACTACCGTGCAAAACTTCATCGGTTTTGGGGATAAAGTGACTGAGATTGAATTAGCGATTACCGACCCGTTTCAAGCAGATGTTGTCAGTGACCAAATTAGCAGCGCCCTGTCAGGGGAAGAGTTAGTCCTTTCTAATTGGAAAGACGAGAATCAGTTAATGGTCAGTGCTATCGTAGGCCAAAAAATAGTGACTCTTGTAATCGAATTCTTCATTATGCTGGCGACCATTATAAGTATTGTCAATATATTGACAATCAACGTCTTTCAAAAATCTAAACAAATTGGTATTTTAAAGGCTATGGGGCTTACGAATTTTTCGGCGAGCCTTGTTTTCTTCTATCAAGCGTTATTCCTTAGCCTTTCAGGAATTGCGCTTAGTCTTAGCTTCCTGGTCTTCTTTGTTAGGGGATTTAATAAGTATATTGTGACTGCTCAAGGATCACCTGTGGTTAATATTACCGTGGATTATAAGTTTATCGGGCTTTCTATCCTTATTTTTCTGGTAGTTTCACTGACAACTGCTATTTTCCCTGCGCTTAAGTGCAGAAAATTAAACCCAATTGAGGTAATTAAAAATGCTTAA
- a CDS encoding ABC transporter ATP-binding protein, giving the protein MLNIIELTDVNKSYGTRVKSQILHDINLEIEEHSINSVVGASGSGKTTLLNIMGILDRPTSGEVIIDGFNTKIMSQGQLAKLRNQTMGFIFQFHFLLQEFNVLDNVLIPSKILGNNRSEVKERANRLLDRLGLYKYRLYNVLDLSGGQQQRVAIARSLINNPKIVLADEPTGNLDLQSSEEVYNIFKQVNKEYGVAFVIVTHDKHLAGRIIKIQDGKMGC; this is encoded by the coding sequence ATGCTTAATATCATTGAATTGACAGATGTCAACAAGAGCTATGGGACTCGGGTAAAATCCCAGATTCTTCACGATATTAATTTAGAAATTGAGGAACACAGCATTAACTCGGTTGTTGGTGCTTCCGGAAGTGGTAAAACAACGCTTTTGAATATTATGGGTATTCTCGATAGACCCACCAGTGGAGAAGTCATCATCGATGGCTTTAATACTAAAATTATGTCTCAGGGCCAGTTGGCTAAATTACGGAATCAGACGATGGGGTTTATTTTTCAATTTCATTTTTTATTACAGGAATTCAATGTTTTGGACAATGTCCTGATACCTAGCAAAATACTGGGAAATAACCGATCCGAGGTGAAGGAACGGGCGAATCGTTTACTAGATAGGTTAGGATTATATAAGTATCGCCTATACAATGTCCTTGATCTGTCAGGAGGTCAACAGCAAAGAGTAGCGATTGCCCGGTCGCTGATTAATAACCCTAAGATTGTTTTGGCTGATGAACCGACGGGAAACCTGGACTTACAGAGTTCAGAAGAAGTATATAATATTTTTAAACAAGTGAATAAAGAGTATGGTGTTGCTTTTGTCATTGTTACTCACGACAAACACTTAGCCGGCCGCATCATTAAAATTCAAGATGGGAAAATGGGATGTTAA
- the rfbB gene encoding dTDP-glucose 4,6-dehydratase — MKFILVTGGAGFIGSNFVKTMLYKHPNYKIINVDALTYAGNPENLQAISDNHNYSFIKADIRDRQRMDELFLTCNIDTVVNFAAESHVDRSIEEPEVFLTTNVIGTQVLLDAAKKHWKMNPSDKYSKEYKPGVKFIQVSTDEVYGALGETGMFVETMPLMPNSPYSASKASADLIVRAYHETFGIPVNITRCSNNYGPYQFPEKLIPLMINNCLKEKELPVYGDGMQVRDWLHVSDHCTAIDAVLHKGKDGEVYNIGGNNEKTNIEIVKLIVNTLGKSEDLIKNVKDRPGHDRRYAIDNTKITTQLGWEPAYTFEQGIKETIAWYIENTEWLESIASGDYAREG, encoded by the coding sequence ATGAAATTTATTTTAGTCACAGGAGGCGCTGGCTTCATTGGCAGCAACTTTGTAAAAACAATGTTGTACAAGCACCCTAACTATAAAATTATTAATGTTGATGCATTGACCTACGCAGGAAATCCGGAGAACTTACAAGCTATATCTGATAACCATAACTATTCATTTATCAAAGCAGATATTAGGGACAGACAAAGGATGGATGAACTATTTTTGACCTGCAATATCGATACAGTTGTAAACTTTGCTGCAGAATCACATGTTGATAGAAGTATCGAAGAACCGGAAGTTTTTCTAACGACTAATGTTATTGGGACACAAGTTTTGCTTGATGCAGCAAAGAAGCATTGGAAAATGAATCCTAGTGATAAGTATAGTAAGGAATACAAACCTGGAGTAAAATTCATCCAAGTATCAACAGATGAAGTGTACGGAGCTTTAGGTGAGACAGGTATGTTTGTTGAGACGATGCCGCTAATGCCAAATAGCCCATATTCGGCATCCAAAGCAAGTGCGGATTTGATTGTAAGAGCTTATCATGAAACCTTTGGAATACCAGTCAATATAACAAGGTGTAGTAATAATTATGGGCCATATCAGTTCCCCGAAAAACTGATTCCTCTTATGATCAATAACTGTCTTAAAGAAAAGGAACTTCCTGTTTATGGCGATGGCATGCAAGTAAGAGACTGGCTTCATGTATCAGATCACTGCACTGCAATTGATGCAGTTCTTCATAAAGGCAAAGACGGAGAGGTCTATAATATTGGTGGAAATAATGAAAAAACCAATATAGAAATTGTAAAATTAATTGTTAATACTCTGGGGAAGTCTGAAGACTTAATTAAAAACGTTAAAGATCGTCCTGGACACGATAGAAGATATGCTATCGATAATACAAAAATTACAACTCAACTAGGCTGGGAACCAGCTTATACATTTGAACAAGGGATAAAAGAGACGATTGCTTGGTATATAGAGAATACTGAGTGGCTGGAAAGCATTGCCTCGGGTGATTATGCAAGGGAGGGCTAA